In the genome of Acropora muricata isolate sample 2 unplaced genomic scaffold, ASM3666990v1 scaffold_71, whole genome shotgun sequence, one region contains:
- the LOC136906343 gene encoding uncharacterized protein has product MDISRLDSDISIGTLEEERPQRINNYGSVVSAYFGSNCFIFDVYTQQLVDLAIDQPSINVFTARCQIAELEADGAELDEPAQQEPDRSFCRCKSSCKTKQKNEGGRGCPCRTANLPCVPGRCKCGTARKPCANQNPQTVSQENLPSSSMERQRRDIENTRQEIQEFVDVLELEELRRLMVLLINNGRGSLDFARRLLDQENSGEDPPQPEPTNNAALRWCICSNCVQMPTPEENKCCKRRECITSYELFQNLCIDRHVLELAIRARCDIRVEPLDFSMSSFRKAAYRQFILWEHGYLGKGNRRVVPSCAVKKVRQQYPAPDNVYMGFRAE; this is encoded by the exons ATGGATATCAGTCGTTTGGACTCGGACATTTCAATTGGAACTTTAGAAGAAGAACGTCCACAGAGGATAAATAATTATGGAAGCGTGGTAAGTGCATATTTTGGAAGCAATTGCTTTATATTTGATGTATACACGCAGCAGCTTGTTGACCTTGCGATCGATCAACCGTCGATCAATGTTTTCACTGCCCGTTGTCAGATTGCAGAACTTGAGGCAGATGGAGCAGAATTAGATGAACCAGCACAACAAGAGCCAGATAGAAGCTTCTGTAGATGTAAATCTTCTTGTAAAACTAAGCAAAAGAATGAAGGCGGCCGCGGTTGTCCTTGCCGCACGGCAAATTTGCCATGTGTACCGGGCAGATGCAAATGCGGTACTGCTCGTAAACCATGTGCGAATCAG AATCCTCAAACTGTATCACAAGAAAATTTACCCTCCAGTTCCATGGAGAGACAGAGACGCGACATAGAAAACACAAGGCAGGAAATCCAG gAATTCGTTGACGTTCTTGAGCTAGAAGAGCTTAGAAGGTTGATGGTCCTACTAATAAACAACGGACGTGGAAGTCTTGATTTTGCGAGAAGACTACTGGACCAGGAAAACTCAGGCGAAGACCCACCACAACCAGAGCCTACAAATAATGCCGCTCTGAGATGGTGCATCTGCAGCAACTGTGTCCAAATGCCCACCCctgaagaaaacaaatgttgcaaacgAAGGGAGTGTATCACGTCTTATGAACTGTTCCAAAACTTGTGTATAGACCGCCATGTTCTCGAGTTGGCAATAAGGGCAAGGTGCGATATTAGAGTGGAACCACTGGATTTTTCAATGTCGAGTTTCCGCAAGGCTGCATATAGGCAGTTTATTCTATGGGAACATGGTTATCTAGGAAAGGGAAATAGGAGAGTAGTACCATCTTGTGCTGTCAAAAAAGTGCGCCAACAGTATCCTGCCCCTGATAATGTTTATATGGGCTTTAGGGCAGAGTAA
- the LOC136906344 gene encoding uncharacterized protein, protein MATSKKPRGRPRRTEDLKVIYLRKSVQEQWRSKKNFLGYEKLTDSEFAEVLLHACPANKSNVSGVTDHLDNPSFEVDENEMQPEYCSTPAKRARREAKDVSSFVDVTGTSDSVEWIEGDPFCQTRVGNETNPFVQNADVSVHEDCNDEFEFNERLSRIILDLGDASKSGDGSESDSDSDGDIDEFYQEPSSTSEPVDVEELFVVDFDTPEGSIHPDNDHADATITILNPELDETSYHEETVITEQAAATSETLPTTETLQSKLKKVYSDVEKVKRELDISQQQKVISTLDKVMELIPSHCKVCGETVTVQHNMSGAVVIIQWNCSHGHADSWTSSDVLTVKSNQKVYVNNVQLCAAILLSGNNFQKFDLLAKFLGLSSISETLYYRVQKLYCCPSIQNMWSNVKETIHAHFQSTGVTLAGDGRNDSPGHTARYCVYTLMEESTKTIVDLEVIDKRETGGKSAAMEKLALARLLRRLKDVISIDHLVTDASASIKALVRDMKEHHAALKDLIHDLDIWHKSAKLVKALTEASNLKDCGAIRDWLEPIRNHFWFCCQQAEGDLSTLKNKWFGVLHHVVGEHEWHDGQCSHGPLTAAETGKPLLEKGSKAMDVLRKVIMDKRWVENFIAFCIRMLLAAIDHNMHAFRSQATTKDGKLLWKKQYSKRTKRWHPEPVKAEKSFEYIPYLMALILKARVDDKGLTERVVSLPDEHPRHLAPTIALRESPELIDLVQQYQSRFASKQE, encoded by the exons ATGGCGACGTCCAAAAAGCCCCGTGGAAGACCTCGAAGGACAGAGGATTTGAAAGTAATATATTTGCGGAAATCTGTCCAAGAACAGTGGAGAAGCAAGAAAAACTTCTTGGGATATGAAAAGCTGACCGACAGCGAATTTGCAGAAGTTTTATTACA TGCCTGTCCTGCTAACAAAAGCAATGTAAGCGGTGTTACAGACCACCTCGACAATCCCTCCTTTGAGGTTGATGAAAATG AAATGCAACCAGAGTACTGTTCCACCCCTGCCAAGAGAGCAAGAAGAGAAGCAAAAGATGTCTCAAG TTTTGTGGATGTGACTGGAACATCAGATTCAGTTGAATGGATAGAGGGTGATCCATTTTGTCAAACAAGAGTGGGAAATGAGACAAACCCATTTGTTCAAAATGCTGATGTCTCAGTACATGAAGATTGCAATGATGAGTTTGAATTTAATGAGAG GCTATCAAGGATAATACTTGATCTTGGAGACGCCTCAAAGAGTGGTGATGGTAGTGAAAGTGACAGTGACTCCGATGGTGATATAGATGAATTTTACCAGGAGCCATCATCCACTTCAGAGCCAGTTGATGTTGA AGAATTGTTTGTTGTTGACTTTGACACACCTGAAGGAAGCATTCATCCAGACAACGATCACGCAGATGCAACCATTACAATCTTAAATCCTGAGCTAGATGAGACCTCCTATCATGAAGAAACAGTCATCACCGAACAAGCAGCTGCTACTTCTGAAACACTTCCAACGACTGAAACATTGCAGAGCAAACTGAAAAAGGTTTATAGTGATGTGGAGAAAGTGAAACGAGAGCTAGATatctctcaacagcagaaagtGATTTCAACTTTAGACAAGGTGATGGAATTAATTCCAAGCCATTGTAAAGTTTGTGGTGAAACTGTTACTGTCCAACACAATATGTCTGGTGCTGTTGTAATAATACAGTGGAATTGTAGCCATGGACATGCTGACTCTTGGACCTCATCTGACGTTCTCACTGTCAAGAGCAATCAAAAGGTGTATGTAAACAATGTCCAGCTTTGTGCTGCCATTCTTCTCAGTGGGAACAATTTCCAAAAGTTTGACCTCCTTGCTAAATTCCTTGGACTGTCATCTATCTCAGAAACTCTCTATTATCGAGTACAGAAATTGTATTGCTGCCCTTCAATTCAAAATATGTGGAGTAATGTCAAGGAGACAATACATGCCCATTTTCAATCCACTGGTGTAACTCTTGCTGGAGATGGAAGAAACGACTCACCAGGTCATACAGCAAGGTATTGTGTGTATACTCTTATGGAAGAGTCCACGAAAACGATTGTTGATCTGGAAGTCATCGATAAAAGAGAGACGGGGGGTAAGTCCGCAGCGATGGAGAAACTGGCACTTGCAAGGCTTTTGAGAAGGCTGAAGGATGTGATCTCTATTGACCATTTGGTGACAGATGCATCGGCATCTATCAAAGCATTAGTGAGAGATATGAAAG AACACCATGCTGCATTAAAGGATCTCATTCATGACCTTGATATTTGGCACAAGTCTGCCAAGCTTGTGAAGGCTTTGACTGAG gcCTCCAACCTCAAGGACTGTGGGGCTATCAGAGATTGGCTTGAACCAATAAGAAACCATTTCTGGTTTTGCTGCCAACAGGCCGAGGGTGATCTGTCAACATTGAAG AACAAATGGTTCGGTGTACTGCACCATGTTGTTGGTGAACACGAGTGGCATGATGGTCAATGCTCTCATGGACCACTTACAGCTGCAGAGACAGGAAAACCACTCCTTGAAAAGGGTTCCAAGGCAATGGATGTACTACGAAAGGTCATCATGGACAAGAGATGGGTAGAAAA CTTCATTGCATTCTGCATTAGAATGCTACTTGCTGCCATAGACCATAACATGCATGCCTTCCGTTCACAAGCTACGACGAAGGATGGGAAGCTACTCTGGAAGAAGCAGTATTCCAAACGAACAAAACGCTGGCATCCAGAGCCAGTTAAAGCAGAGAAGTCGTTTGAGTACATCCCATACTTAATGGCCCTCATTCTAAAGGCAAGAGTGGATGACAAAGGTCTTACAGAACGTGTGGTTTCCCTTCCTGATGAGCATCCTAGACATTTGGCACCAACAATTGCCTTGAGGGAGAGCCCAGAATTGATCGATCTTGTGCAACAATATCAAAGTAGATTTGCATCAAAACAAGAGTGA